Proteins encoded by one window of Candidatus Saccharibacteria bacterium:
- a CDS encoding NUDIX domain-containing protein: MLTNTPGTDCFYRVSIKALILNEKNQVLLMKEKDKGWDLPGGGLEWDESPTVALGREIEEEIGCKSKISSHPWVVVPWTNVDTDYHLLSIIYFAKINPNGVKPNGKTTDVKFFDIDEYVEILNLEEEEMWQTNIDYISAVKSLPSVRQVD, encoded by the coding sequence ATGTTGACTAACACACCAGGCACTGATTGTTTTTATCGGGTTTCTATTAAGGCCCTGATTTTGAATGAAAAAAATCAGGTACTGCTTATGAAAGAGAAAGATAAGGGATGGGATTTGCCGGGCGGAGGCTTAGAATGGGACGAAAGCCCTACAGTTGCTTTGGGGCGTGAAATAGAAGAAGAGATAGGTTGCAAGAGTAAGATAAGCAGTCATCCATGGGTGGTGGTGCCATGGACCAATGTAGATACAGATTATCATTTGTTGAGTATTATTTATTTTGCAAAAATTAACCCAAACGGGGTAAAACCAAACGGTAAAACAACCGATGTTAAATTTTTTGATATCGATGAGTATGTAGAAATTTTGAATCTTGAAGAAGAAGAGATGTGGCAGACGAATATTGACTACATTTCTGCAGTGAAATCATTACCGTCCGTAAGACAGGTTGATTAA
- a CDS encoding restriction endonuclease: MDTKTKNEILEKAKAWMRDELAEAHKQNTLKLKNVDEFNINPFLWSYLANYLEGNQNYKSLAKALIYPRVLGSSINTSFGSRTQELITRLFSDTFGSTTPGIDIEFIDKIDKRKKYCQVKAGPNVINHDDVTTIKEHFQALTNLARTNHLSIQHNDLYVCLLYGEEAEKSQFFRKLEKDYTVVMGKDFWHRFTGDEDFYADLIKAFGEVANEIDMKELVDNVVNDLAKDIQSKYSDMFGRSSQ, encoded by the coding sequence ATGGATACTAAGACCAAAAACGAGATTTTGGAAAAGGCGAAAGCTTGGATGCGAGATGAGCTTGCTGAAGCTCATAAACAAAACACACTAAAACTAAAAAATGTAGATGAGTTTAATATCAATCCCTTTTTATGGTCATACCTAGCAAATTATTTAGAGGGCAATCAAAACTACAAAAGTTTAGCTAAAGCGCTTATTTACCCGAGAGTATTAGGCAGTTCGATAAATACATCTTTTGGTTCCAGAACACAGGAATTAATTACCAGACTATTCTCTGACACTTTTGGCTCAACTACACCAGGCATTGATATTGAGTTTATAGATAAAATTGATAAAAGAAAGAAATACTGTCAGGTTAAAGCCGGCCCAAATGTTATAAATCACGATGATGTAACTACAATTAAAGAACACTTTCAGGCACTTACTAATCTAGCCCGGACAAATCATTTATCAATACAGCATAACGACCTTTATGTATGTTTATTATATGGCGAAGAAGCAGAAAAAAGCCAGTTCTTTAGGAAGCTAGAAAAAGACTATACGGTAGTTATGGGGAAAGATTTTTGGCATCGATTTACTGGAGATGAAGACTTTTACGCAGACTTGATAAAAGCATTTGGTGAAGTGGCAAACGAAATTGATATGAAAGAACTAGTTGATAATGTTGTTAATGATTTAGCAAAAGACATTCAATCAAAATATTCAGATATGTTCGGAAGAAGTTCGCAGTAA
- a CDS encoding phosphatidylserine/phosphatidylglycerophosphate/cardiolipin synthase family protein — MSNEDVSKPKDSDSSFNSELTDSLAKIRATNNEIEKQGNGFELQSPQEFRDDFSALAQYATDFVGIETMQFEVTQATIPIFNALKAAKVNGAKTRFVYDRVAREHVRSGNDQAWSKYGKTVYKGNKSELQQAINSREQQIAELEELGITHSSFRDRGENERGSHNHIKLAIVDDVAWFGTMNLRQVDFEMSNFMIKVTNPKLVEVLKEIFLKTEPSSAIADEVFVGEEHGLYKDTQLLVDGGEKGESVIYDKALEMAKSLGPEDEFIMINQWPPAKTMFGEIADVLQEKIEAGSTGLFLLSPKEYYHPLSKKLGTAFQVWLNQESKKSPNFNFKNLVRPTHAKAFVIKRADGDIEVLFGSHNFAERTVNNGTKELAMWSKDPEIVGQIMAFLEKVQAEK; from the coding sequence ATGAGTAATGAAGATGTAAGTAAACCTAAAGATTCTGATTCTAGTTTTAATTCAGAATTAACCGATAGCCTTGCTAAAATTCGCGCGACAAATAATGAGATAGAAAAGCAAGGTAATGGATTTGAATTACAATCTCCTCAGGAATTTCGTGATGACTTTTCGGCTTTGGCACAATATGCCACCGATTTTGTTGGTATAGAAACAATGCAGTTTGAAGTTACCCAAGCCACTATACCCATTTTTAATGCCCTAAAAGCGGCAAAAGTTAATGGTGCAAAAACTCGTTTTGTTTATGACCGTGTAGCTCGAGAACATGTTCGCAGTGGCAATGACCAAGCTTGGAGTAAATATGGGAAAACAGTATACAAAGGTAATAAATCAGAGCTACAACAAGCTATTAATTCTCGAGAACAACAAATAGCCGAGTTAGAAGAACTTGGAATAACACACTCCTCTTTTAGAGACCGTGGTGAAAATGAAAGAGGTAGCCATAACCATATCAAGCTAGCGATTGTTGATGATGTGGCTTGGTTTGGGACAATGAATTTGCGACAAGTAGATTTTGAGATGAGCAACTTTATGATAAAAGTTACTAACCCTAAATTAGTTGAGGTGTTAAAAGAAATTTTCTTAAAAACTGAGCCGTCATCGGCAATTGCAGATGAAGTTTTTGTAGGTGAAGAGCATGGATTGTATAAAGATACACAACTACTAGTTGATGGTGGAGAAAAAGGTGAATCAGTAATTTATGACAAGGCTTTAGAAATGGCTAAAAGCCTGGGACCAGAAGATGAGTTTATAATGATAAACCAGTGGCCGCCAGCTAAGACGATGTTTGGTGAGATTGCAGATGTCCTACAAGAAAAGATAGAGGCTGGTAGTACCGGTTTGTTTTTACTAAGCCCAAAAGAATATTATCACCCTCTTTCTAAAAAGCTTGGGACAGCTTTTCAAGTATGGCTAAATCAAGAGTCAAAAAAATCTCCAAACTTTAACTTTAAAAATTTAGTACGACCGACTCATGCTAAGGCTTTTGTTATTAAACGAGCAGATGGTGATATAGAAGTATTGTTTGGGTCTCATAACTTTGCCGAACGGACTGTAAACAACGGTACAAAAGAATTGGCAATGTGGAGCAAAGACCCTGAAATAGTTGGACAGATTATGGCTTTTCTTGAAAAAGTGCAGGCTGAGAAATAG